The proteins below come from a single Caulobacter segnis ATCC 21756 genomic window:
- a CDS encoding acetyl-CoA C-acetyltransferase translates to MGEAYIVAAARTAGGRKGGKVSGWHPADLGGVILDALVDRTGADPALVEDVIMGCVGQVGEQGLNVARNAILASKLPESVPGTSVDRQCGSSQQAIHFAAATVMSGAMDIVIAAGVESMSRVPMGLSSQLPYKNGFGTYKSPRIEDKYPGVQFSQFMGAEMMAKKYDLSRADLDAFALESHQRAMAATKAGKFAAEIVPIEVKLEDGKTERHEVDEGIRWDASLESIGSVKLLAEDGRITAATSSQICDGAAGVMIVNERGLKALGVEPLARIHHMTVIGHDPVIMLEAPIPATLKALERAGMKIGDIDLYEVNEAFASVPTAWLKVTGGDPAKLNVNGGAIALGHPLGGSGAKLMTTLVHALKDRGARYGLQTMCEGGGLANVTIVERL, encoded by the coding sequence ATGGGCGAAGCCTATATCGTGGCGGCCGCGCGGACGGCCGGGGGGCGCAAGGGCGGCAAGGTCTCGGGCTGGCACCCGGCCGATCTGGGCGGCGTCATTCTCGACGCCCTGGTCGATCGGACCGGCGCGGATCCGGCCCTGGTCGAGGACGTGATCATGGGCTGCGTCGGCCAGGTCGGCGAGCAGGGCCTGAACGTGGCTCGCAACGCCATCCTCGCCTCCAAGCTGCCCGAGAGCGTGCCGGGGACCTCGGTCGACCGGCAGTGCGGCTCCTCGCAGCAAGCCATCCACTTCGCCGCCGCCACCGTGATGTCGGGCGCGATGGACATCGTCATCGCCGCCGGCGTCGAGAGCATGAGCCGCGTGCCGATGGGCCTGTCCTCGCAGCTGCCGTACAAGAACGGCTTCGGCACCTACAAGAGCCCGCGCATCGAGGACAAGTATCCCGGCGTCCAGTTCAGCCAGTTCATGGGCGCCGAGATGATGGCCAAGAAGTACGACCTCTCGCGGGCCGACCTCGACGCCTTCGCGCTCGAGAGCCACCAGCGGGCCATGGCCGCCACCAAGGCCGGCAAGTTCGCCGCCGAGATCGTGCCGATCGAGGTCAAGCTGGAGGACGGCAAGACCGAACGCCACGAGGTCGACGAGGGCATCCGCTGGGACGCCTCCCTGGAGTCGATCGGCTCGGTGAAGCTGCTGGCCGAGGACGGCCGCATCACCGCCGCCACCTCCAGCCAGATCTGCGACGGCGCGGCCGGGGTGATGATCGTCAACGAGCGTGGCCTGAAGGCCCTGGGCGTCGAGCCGCTGGCCCGCATCCACCACATGACCGTGATCGGCCACGACCCGGTGATCATGCTGGAGGCCCCGATCCCCGCCACCCTGAAAGCGCTGGAACGGGCCGGCATGAAGATCGGCGACATTGACCTCTACGAGGTCAACGAGGCCTTCGCCTCGGTGCCGACGGCCTGGCTGAAGGTCACCGGCGGCGATCCGGCCAAGCTGAACGTCAACGGCGGCGCCATCGCGCTGGGTCACCCGCTGGGCGGCTCGGGCGCCAAGCTGATGACGACGCTGGTGCACGCCCTGAAGGACCGCGGCGCGCGCTACGGCCTGCAGACCATGTGCGAGGGCGGCGGCCTGGCGAACGTCACGATCGTCGAGCGGCTGTAG
- a CDS encoding glutathione S-transferase family protein, with product MTMITLWHCRDARSFRPLWALEELGIRYDLKLLPFPPRFHAREYLDQNPLGTIPLLVDGDTRMTESAAMIEYLSMRHGEGRLSVRPEEPGYGAYLNGLVYGEATLTFPQTLVLRYARLEPEERRQPQVAEDYARWFLARLEGLEAILETSAFVAADRFTGADISVAYALLLARALKLDGELPPAVADYWTRMSQRPAFASAKAAQSQAPASV from the coding sequence ATGACCATGATCACCCTCTGGCACTGCCGCGACGCGCGCTCGTTCCGTCCGCTGTGGGCGCTGGAGGAGCTTGGGATCCGGTACGACCTCAAGCTCCTGCCCTTCCCGCCGCGCTTCCACGCGCGGGAATACCTGGACCAGAACCCGCTGGGCACCATCCCGCTGCTGGTCGACGGCGATACGCGGATGACCGAGTCCGCGGCGATGATCGAATACCTGTCGATGCGCCACGGCGAGGGCCGCCTGTCGGTCCGTCCCGAGGAGCCGGGCTACGGCGCCTATCTGAACGGCCTCGTTTATGGCGAGGCCACCCTGACCTTTCCCCAGACCCTGGTGCTGCGCTATGCGCGGCTCGAACCCGAGGAACGCCGCCAGCCGCAAGTGGCCGAGGACTACGCCCGCTGGTTCCTGGCGCGGCTGGAGGGGCTGGAGGCGATCCTGGAGACCTCGGCCTTCGTCGCCGCCGACCGCTTCACCGGCGCCGACATCTCGGTGGCCTACGCCCTGCTGCTGGCCCGGGCCCTGAAGCTGGACGGCGAGCTCCCGCCGGCGGTCGCCGACTACTGGACCCGCATGAGCCAGCGTCCCGCCTTCGCCAGCGCCAAGGCGGCGCAGAGCCAGGCTCCAGCAAGCGTTTGA
- a CDS encoding efflux RND transporter permease subunit, translating to MRNISSWSIKNPIPVIMLFLLLTIAGLAGFRSMRINNNPDVDLPIVVVTAVRPGAAPSELETQVTRLIEDSIAGLGQVRHTNSTIVDGASTTVIEFELGVDHERVTNDVRNAMSNLRGDLPQDMQEPVVTRVDISGDDLITYVVKAPTLTPEQRSWFVDNDVSRALLAIRGVGEVNRRGGVNREIEVALDPDRLAARGVTAAAVSQALVSSNADLPGGRVTISGAERAIRTLGAAGSVEQLRETRVPLSGGGAVRLADLGQITDHWAEPRSRARFDGQEVVTFSMIRSRGASEVQTAEKVRKAVEKLDKEHPEVQIEEITSNVKYIEESYLASMEALIIGAILAVLVVLLFLRDWRATLLAAVAIPTSLLPTFAVLAPMGQSLNGVTLLALSLTVGILVDDAIVEIENIVRHMRGGKSPYAAAMEAADEIGLAVVATTFTIVAVFAPVGFMPGIIGQFFKAFALAACISVLFSLVVARLLTPLMGAYMLKADHKHEDKDPAWMGPYLKSLNWGLNNRWKVLLMGIPLFLISIFLATRLPFEFQPQADRGRSEFSIELPPGATLDETDAVVQRVTKELLARPEVVSVYASVGRNNAVNKGAVTADLTDKGQRISQQQFSRQMVDQFAAIPGARIGAGSNNGGGPSSGGSYTLSLVSDNGPALEAAARKVEAEMRTVPGLAHVVNTAAIARPEIVVTPRPDQAARAGVSAGAISQAVRVATIGDVDQNLPKYNLGDRQVPIRLRLNDDARGDIAVLQTLQVPSANGAVPLNAVADVRFGAGPSQIDRRDRSRVATITAELDGIVVGEAANRVHALPSVKNLPTGVKEVAAGDAEFIQEMVSGFLGALITGILLMYVVLVLLFRSFAHPITIMVALPLAIGGAFGLLVLAKSSFSISTLIGILMLMGIAAKNSILLVEYAIMAMKEHGMDKRTAIVDAAHKRARPILMTTVAMGAGMLPTAIGLGAEVEFRAPMAIAVIGGLITSTLLSLLYIPVVFVLMDGLKTRAERLMHRLFGHQHHAAPKAAE from the coding sequence ATGCGCAACATCTCGTCCTGGTCGATCAAGAACCCGATCCCCGTCATCATGCTGTTCCTGCTGCTGACCATCGCGGGTCTGGCGGGCTTCCGTTCGATGCGGATCAACAACAATCCCGACGTCGATCTGCCGATCGTCGTCGTCACGGCCGTGCGCCCCGGCGCCGCGCCCAGCGAGCTGGAGACCCAGGTCACCCGCCTGATCGAGGACTCGATCGCGGGCCTGGGCCAGGTGCGGCACACCAACTCGACGATCGTCGACGGCGCCTCGACCACGGTGATCGAGTTCGAGCTGGGCGTGGACCACGAGCGCGTCACCAACGACGTGCGCAACGCCATGTCCAACCTGCGCGGCGACCTGCCCCAGGACATGCAGGAACCCGTCGTCACCCGCGTCGACATCTCCGGCGACGACCTGATCACCTATGTCGTCAAGGCCCCGACCCTGACGCCCGAGCAGCGCAGCTGGTTCGTCGACAACGACGTCAGCCGCGCCCTGCTGGCGATCCGCGGCGTCGGCGAGGTCAACCGCCGCGGCGGCGTCAATCGCGAGATCGAGGTCGCCCTGGATCCGGACCGCCTGGCCGCGCGCGGCGTCACCGCCGCCGCCGTCAGCCAGGCCCTGGTCTCGTCCAACGCCGACCTGCCCGGCGGCCGCGTGACTATCTCGGGCGCCGAGCGGGCCATCCGCACCCTGGGCGCGGCCGGTTCGGTCGAGCAGCTGCGCGAGACCCGCGTGCCCCTGTCCGGCGGCGGCGCGGTGCGGCTGGCCGACCTTGGCCAGATCACCGACCACTGGGCCGAGCCGCGCTCTCGCGCCCGCTTCGACGGCCAGGAGGTCGTGACCTTCTCGATGATCCGCTCGCGCGGCGCCTCGGAAGTCCAGACCGCCGAGAAGGTCCGCAAGGCCGTCGAGAAGCTCGACAAGGAGCACCCCGAGGTCCAGATCGAGGAGATCACCTCGAACGTGAAATACATCGAGGAGAGCTATCTCGCTTCGATGGAAGCCCTGATCATCGGCGCGATCCTCGCCGTGCTGGTGGTGCTGCTGTTCCTGCGCGACTGGCGCGCCACCCTGCTGGCCGCCGTGGCCATCCCGACCTCGCTGCTGCCGACCTTCGCGGTGCTGGCGCCGATGGGGCAGTCGCTGAACGGCGTGACCCTGCTGGCCCTGTCGCTGACCGTCGGCATCCTGGTCGACGACGCCATCGTCGAGATCGAGAACATCGTCCGCCACATGCGCGGCGGCAAAAGCCCCTACGCGGCGGCCATGGAGGCGGCCGACGAGATCGGCCTGGCCGTCGTGGCCACCACCTTCACCATCGTGGCGGTGTTCGCGCCGGTGGGCTTCATGCCGGGGATCATCGGCCAGTTCTTCAAGGCCTTCGCCCTGGCCGCCTGTATCTCGGTGCTGTTCTCGCTGGTCGTCGCCCGCCTGCTGACGCCGCTGATGGGCGCCTACATGCTGAAGGCCGACCACAAGCACGAGGACAAGGACCCGGCGTGGATGGGTCCGTATCTGAAGAGCCTGAACTGGGGCCTGAACAACCGCTGGAAGGTCCTGCTGATGGGCATTCCGCTGTTCCTGATCTCGATCTTCCTGGCCACCCGCCTGCCCTTCGAGTTCCAGCCCCAGGCCGACCGCGGCCGGTCCGAGTTCTCGATCGAGCTGCCGCCGGGCGCGACGCTGGACGAGACCGACGCCGTCGTGCAGCGCGTGACCAAGGAGCTGCTGGCCCGTCCGGAAGTGGTCAGCGTCTACGCCTCGGTGGGCCGCAACAACGCGGTCAACAAAGGCGCGGTCACCGCCGACCTGACCGACAAGGGCCAGCGGATCAGCCAGCAGCAGTTCAGCCGCCAGATGGTCGACCAGTTCGCCGCCATCCCCGGCGCGCGGATCGGCGCGGGCAGCAACAACGGCGGCGGCCCGTCGAGCGGCGGCAGCTATACGCTGAGCCTGGTCAGCGACAACGGTCCGGCCCTCGAAGCCGCGGCCCGCAAGGTCGAGGCTGAGATGCGCACGGTCCCGGGCCTGGCGCACGTGGTCAACACCGCCGCCATCGCCCGTCCCGAGATCGTCGTGACGCCGCGTCCCGACCAGGCCGCCCGCGCGGGCGTCTCGGCCGGCGCGATCTCGCAGGCCGTGCGCGTGGCGACGATCGGCGACGTCGACCAGAACCTGCCCAAGTACAATCTGGGCGACCGCCAGGTGCCGATCCGTCTGCGCCTGAACGACGACGCGCGCGGCGACATCGCGGTGCTGCAGACCCTGCAGGTGCCCTCGGCCAATGGCGCCGTGCCGCTGAACGCGGTGGCCGACGTGCGCTTTGGCGCCGGTCCCTCGCAGATCGACCGTCGCGACCGCTCGCGGGTGGCCACGATCACCGCCGAGCTGGACGGCATCGTCGTCGGCGAGGCCGCCAACCGCGTCCACGCCCTGCCCTCGGTCAAGAACCTGCCCACGGGCGTCAAGGAGGTGGCGGCCGGCGATGCGGAGTTCATCCAGGAGATGGTCAGCGGCTTCCTGGGCGCGCTGATCACCGGCATCCTGTTGATGTACGTCGTGCTGGTGTTGCTGTTCCGCAGCTTCGCCCACCCGATCACCATCATGGTCGCCCTGCCGCTCGCCATCGGCGGCGCGTTCGGCCTGCTGGTGCTGGCCAAGTCGAGCTTCTCGATCTCGACCCTGATCGGGATCCTGATGCTGATGGGCATCGCGGCGAAGAACTCGATCCTGCTGGTCGAGTACGCGATCATGGCGATGAAGGAACACGGCATGGACAAGCGCACGGCCATCGTGGACGCCGCCCACAAGCGGGCGCGGCCGATCCTGATGACCACCGTGGCCATGGGCGCGGGCATGCTGCCCACCGCCATCGGCCTGGGCGCCGAGGTCGAGTTCCGGGCGCCGATGGCCATCGCCGTCATCGGCGGCCTGATCACCTCGACGCTTCTGTCGCTGCTCTACATCCCGGTGGTGTTCGTGCTGATGGACGGCCTGAAGACCCGCGCCGAACGCCTGATGCACCGCCTGTTCGGCCACCAGCACCACGCCGCGCCGAAGGCGGCGGAGTAG
- a CDS encoding efflux RND transporter periplasmic adaptor subunit → MVQAGQVLVKLNDALISAQLRQQEAAVASARATLAEAQAALGRARELQAKGYLSQASLDTATARQGTASANLAAAEAARGETAARLAQTSVRAPVGGLISRRSVTKGQIVTSGSELFRIVRDSRLEVDAEIPETELGAVKAGMPATIYSDKVGETSGRVRIVTSEVNTSSRLGVARVALSSMGGFRPGMFARVRIDAGDQPALVVPSASVLYRENRPGVFVVDNAKKVHFRRIQILTSTGDRVAATGLAAGEQVVVEGAGFLGEGDLVRVSAAAAPKPAR, encoded by the coding sequence GTGGTCCAGGCCGGCCAGGTGCTGGTCAAGCTGAACGACGCCCTGATCAGCGCCCAGCTGCGCCAGCAGGAGGCCGCCGTGGCCAGCGCCCGCGCCACCCTGGCCGAGGCCCAGGCCGCCCTGGGCCGCGCTCGTGAGTTGCAGGCCAAGGGCTACCTCAGCCAAGCCTCGCTCGACACCGCCACGGCCCGCCAGGGCACGGCGAGCGCCAACCTGGCCGCCGCCGAAGCCGCCCGTGGCGAGACCGCCGCGCGCCTGGCTCAGACCTCGGTCCGCGCGCCGGTCGGCGGGCTGATCAGCCGCCGCAGCGTCACCAAGGGCCAGATCGTCACCTCCGGGTCGGAGCTTTTCCGCATCGTCCGCGACAGCCGGCTGGAAGTCGACGCCGAGATCCCCGAGACCGAGCTCGGCGCCGTGAAGGCGGGGATGCCGGCGACCATCTATTCCGACAAGGTCGGCGAGACGAGCGGTCGCGTGCGCATCGTCACCTCCGAGGTCAACACCAGCAGCCGCCTGGGCGTGGCGCGCGTGGCGCTGTCGTCGATGGGCGGCTTCCGCCCGGGCATGTTCGCCCGCGTCCGCATCGACGCCGGCGACCAGCCGGCGCTGGTGGTGCCTAGCGCCTCGGTGCTGTACCGCGAGAACCGTCCGGGCGTCTTCGTCGTCGACAACGCCAAGAAGGTCCATTTCCGCCGGATCCAGATCCTGACCAGCACCGGCGACCGCGTCGCCGCCACCGGTCTCGCGGCCGGCGAGCAGGTGGTGGTCGAGGGCGCGGGCTTCCTGGGCGAGGGCGACCTGGTGCGCGTGAGCGCCGCCGCCGCGCCCAAGCCCGCTCGCTAA